The DNA window ATTTGATCGAGAAAGCGATAACTTTGCCCACGCCATTTGCAGCGCCATCAGCGATATTGAATCGGCAAATATTGGCGCCAACGTGATATCGGTGGATTCCAGCCTGGTAGGGGTAAGCGATATTGCCGAGCTTACTGAACTGTCTCGTCAGGCAATCGCCATGTTAAAAGACGGGACTCGCGGCCCCGGCGGTTTCCCTTCCCCGGTTCAACGGCTCGGCGGTACCTCACCGCTATGGCGCTGGGCTGATGTGGCGGCCTGGTTGGCACAACAGGGGAAAATCGACCCAAGGCTCGCAGACAATGCGCAGTGTCTGGAACACATCAACCTCGCTTTGCAACTGCGCGGCGATCGGCAACGCCAGCAGGTTGAGCACTACTGCTCCCTGCTGGAACACGCAGAAAAACAGGCTTGATGGCTCGTTACAGCCCCAGAATCTCTTTAACGAACGGGATGGTCAGCTTGCGCTGGGCGGTGATCGAGGCGCGATCGAGCTGATCGAGGGTCATAAACAGCGTGCGCATCTCGCGATCCAGTCGTTTCAACAGGAAGCGGCCCACGTCTTCCGGCAGCTCGAAGCCGCGCAGCTTGCCGCGCAGCTGCAGCGCCAGCAGTTTCTCTTCGTCCGACAGCGGCTGCAGCTTGTAGATCTGCCCCCAGTCCAGACGCGAAGCCAGATCCGGCAAACGCAGGTTCAGTTGGCGCGGCGGGCGATCCCCGGTGATGAACAGACGGGTGCGGCCGGTTTCCAGAATGCGATTATAGAGGTTGAAGATCGCCATCTCCCACTCTTCATCGCCGGCGATGCACTCGATGTTATCGATGCAGACCAGCGCCAGCTGCTCCATGCCGTCCAACACTTCAGGCACGAAGTAAGCGCGCTTGTCGAGCGGCACATAGCCCACCGCTTCCCCTTTCTGCGAAAGCTCGGCGCAGGCCGCATGCAGCAAATGGCTGCGCCCGCCGCCTTCACGCGACCAAAAATAGATATAGCTGCCATGTTCCTGACGGACGGCGGATTGGATCGCGGCTAATAGGGATGGGTTCTCGCCCGGATAAAAACTGGCGAAAGTTTCATCATCGGGAAGATAAAGTGGCAGTGAAAGCTGTGCCGGCGTATTCAGAGAAGCACCTCAACCAAAACTGGCAGAAAAACGCGGGCAGTTTAACACAGAAAACGGCCGCTGTTGAACCGGCAGGATCTTATGCCGCAATAGTGAGCAATGCCTTAGCGCCGTTTAATCGATTGCGGCTCCCTCACCGGCAAGAATAGTCTGATATCAAACCCTAACCCCATGCCTACGCAGGTTAAATTTGTAATTTAAGTAAAACCTGACCTAGTATAGGTAGGCAAAACGCAATCACCATCAACAAGGTTTCTGCAAGGATATAGACGATGAAAGTATGGAATAAAGTGCTGTTAGCCTCCTTTATCGGGTTGTTGGTTGCCGGCTGTGATGACTCCTCCAAGGTTGACGCCAACCTGGATAAAGCCAAAGACAGCGCCGAGCAGATGAAAGACGCCGCCCAGAAAAAAGCGGACGATCTGACGGACAAGGCAAAAGCGACGGCGGATGAAATCAAAAAAGAGGCCGCTACGCAGGCTGACCAACTGAAGGACAAAGCCTCGGCGATTAAAGATGAAGCCGCCAAGCAAGCGGACGCCATCACCAACGACGCCAAGGCCAAAGCCGCCGCGATCAAAGATGACGCCGGCAAGCAGAGCCAGCAGTTGGTGGATCAGGCCAAGGCCATCAAGAACGACGCCATCAACGGCGCCAACGATCTGACCGAGCAAGCCAAGGCGAAAACCGAAGCCATCAAGAACAGCGCCGAAAACAAAGCGCAAGAGTTGAAACAAGAGACCGATGCGGCGGTGAACGGCAATACACAGCCGGCCACCCAGCAGTAAGCCATACTCAGCCACCAAGAGAGGAGCAGTAAATGGGGATTATTTCCTGGATTATCTTCGGCCTGATCGCCGGTATTTTGGCTAAGTGGATCATGCCCGGCAAAGACGGCGGCGGCTTTATCCTGACCGTTGTGCTGGGGATCGTCGGTGCCGTGGTCGGCGGCTATATCAGCACCTTCTTCGGCTACGGCAAGGTTGACGGCTTCAACTTCGGCAGCTTCGTGGTGGCGGTCATCGGCGCCATCGTGGTGCTGTTCGTGTACCGCAAAATTCGCAGCTAAGGCGAATGACCTATCAAAAGGGCAGCCCACGGGCTGCCCTTTTCGTTACTTCTGCTCGGCCGGTTCGTCCGGCGCGTCAAGCACCTCTTCTTCCTTGCGGAACAGGCTGATGACCTTGAACAGCAGGCTCAGGCCGATGCCGACGATGGTCGCCAGCGCCATGCCTTTCAGCTCCGCCGCGCCGATGTGCACCTTGGCGCCGCTCACGCCGATGATCAGAATCACCGAGGTCAAAATCAGGTTTTGCGCTTTGTTGTAATCCACTTTGGATTCGATCAGCACGCGGATGCCCGAGGCGCCGATCACGCCGTACAGCAGCAGGGAAACACCGCCCATCACCGGCACCGGCACCGCCTGGATCGCCGCCGCCAGCTTGCCGATGCAAGACAGCAGGATAGCCAATACCGCCGCGCCGCCGATCACCCAGGTGCTGTAAACCTTGGTGATGGCCATCACGCCGATATTCTCGCCGTAGGTGGTGTTCGGCGTGGAGCCGAAGAAGCCGGAGAACACCGTCGAGATACCGTTGGCGAACATCGAGCGGTGCAGGCCCGGATCGCGGATCAGATCTTTTTTCACGATGTTGGCGGTCACCACCAGGTGCCCGACGTGCTCGGCGATCACCACCAGCGCCGCCGGGAGGATGGTGAAGATGGCGAACCACTCAAAGCGCGGGGTGTAGAAGGTCGGCAGTGCGAACCAGTGCGCCTCGCGGATCGGGGTCAAATCCACCACGCCCATGAAGAACGACAGCGCATAGCCCACCAGCACGCCGATCAGGATCGGAATAATCGCCAGGAAGCCGCGGAACAGCACCGAGCCGAGCACCGTGACCGCCAGCGTCACCAGAGAAATGGTGATGGTGGTCGAGTCGGCGCTGGCGCCTTCCGCCGGCAGCAGCCCCGCCATGTTGGCCGCCACGCCCGCCAACTCCAGGCCGATGACGGCAACGATCGCCCCCATCGCCGCTGGCGGGAACATCACGTCCAGCCAGCCGGTGCCGGCCTTTTTCACGATCAGTGCCACCAGGCAGAACAGCACGCCGCACATGATGAAACCGCCCAACGCCACTTCATAACCGAGCGGCAACAGCAGCAGCACCGGCGAGATAAACGCGAAGCTGGAGCCGAGATAGGCCGGGATCTTGCCTTTACAGATGAACAGATACAGCAGCGTGCCGATACCGTTGAACAGCAGTACGGTCGCCGGGTTGATCTTGAACAAGATAGGCACCAGCACGGTGGCGCCGAACATGGCGAACAGGTGCTGGAAGCTGAGCGGAATGGTCTGGAGCAGCGGCGGGCGCTCGCTGACGCCGATGGCGCGACGGGTCATGTGTGCTTTTCCTCTGAGTCATTAATCGTTATGCAAGCTGAATTGTCTATGCTCAATGGATTTCAAGTTACAGCCAGGCGGCCAGGGCAATAATCCCCAGGAGCTTATATCAAATAAGTGACTGGGGTTATTGCCTGCAGCCAACAACGCTGTAGCTTGAAAGACGAAGAGCATAAAAAAGCCGACTCGTTAAGTCGGCTCAAATGTTTACTTGGTACCAAATATCTTGTCGCCCGCATCGCCCAGGCCAGGCACGATGTAGCCCTTGTCGTTCAGGCACTGATCGATGGAAGCGGTGTACAGCTCAACGTCCGGGTGCGCTTTCTCCAGCGCGGCGATGCCTTCCGGCGCCGCCACCAGCACCAGCACCTTGATGCTGTGGCAGCCGGCTTTTTTCAGCAGATCGATAGTAGCGATCATCGAACCGCCGGTGGCCAGCATCGGGTCGACGACCAGCGCCATGCGCTCTTCGATGTTGGAAACCAGCTTCTGGAAGTACGGCACCGGCTCCAGGGTTTCTTCGTCGCGGTAAACGCCCACCACGCTGATGCGCGCGCTCGGCACGTGCTCCAGCACCCCTTCCATCATACCCAGGCCTGCGCGCAGGATAGGCACCACGGTAATCTTTTTCCCTTTGATCTGTTCCACTTCAACTGGCCCGCACCAGCCTTCGATGGTGACTTTTTCCGTCTCCAGATCGGCGGTCGCTTCATAGGTCAGTAAACTACCCACTTCTGAGGCCAGCTCACGGAAGCGTTTGGTGCTGATGTCATTTTCACGCATCAGGCCAAGCTTGTGTTTTACCAGCGGGTGTTTCACCTCAACGATCTTCATCATTTTTCTCCTATTAAGGTGGTTGCGGCCAAAAAAATCGCGGGATTATACCTCCTTTTTTTCGCCGCGCCACCCACAATAGCCCGATCGGGATCAACAAAAGTTTGAATATCAGTATAGATGACGAAAAAGCAAAGCCGGTTCACAAGCCGCTCGCAAACGTTTGCCTGCGCTGTTAGAATTGCCGCGCCTTATTCCGGAATCAACATCGGAAGCACAGTTTTCAAACCGCAAATCGTCGTGGGGAATCGCGCAGTGACCGACAAAACCTCTCTCAGCTATAAAGACGCAGGTGTCGATATCGATGCAGGCAACGCATTGGTAGACCGCATCAAAGGTGTAGTTAAACAGACCCGTCGCCCGGAAGTGATGGGCGGTCTGGGCGGGTTTGGCGCCCTGTGTGCGTTGCCGCAGAAATACCGCGAGCCGGTGCTGGTTTCCGGTACCGACGGCGTGGGCACCAAGCTGCGTCTGGCGATGGATCTGAAACGCCACGACACCATCGGCATCGATCTGGTGGCGATGTGCGTCAACGATCTGGTGGTTCAGGGCGCCGAGCCGCTGTTCTTCCTCGACTACTACGCCACCGGCAAACTGGACGTAGACACTGCGGCCAGCGTGATCACCGGCATCGCCGAAGGCTGCAAACAATCCGGCTGTGCGTTGGTGGGCGGCGAAACCGCTGAAATGCCGGGCATGTACCACGGCGAAGACTACGACGTGGCTGGTTTCTGCGTCGGCGTGGTCGAAAAATCCGAGATCATCGACGGCAGCAAAGTGCAGTCCGGCGACGCGCTGATCGCTCTGGGCGCTTCCGGCCCGCACTCCAACGGTTACTCGCTGGTGCGCAAGATCCTGGAAGTGAGCAACACCGATCCGACCGTGACTCAGCTGGAAGGCAAACCGCTGGCCGACCACCTGCTGGCGCCGACCAAGATTTACGTGAAGTCCGTGCTGGAGCTGATCGAGAAGGCGGACGTCCACGCCATCGCTCACCTCACCGGCGGCGGCTTCTGGGAAAACATTCCGCGCGTGCTGCCGGAAGGCATGCAGGCGGTGATCGACGAAGCCAGCTGGCAGTGGCCGGCGGTATTCACCTGGCTGCAGCAGGCCGGCAACGTCAGCCGTCATGAAATGTACCGCACCTTCAACTGCGGCGTAGGCATGGTTATCGCCCTGCCGGAAGCCGAAGTGGAAGCGGCCATCGCGCTGCTGACCACGGCAGGTGAAAAAGCGTGGAAAATCGGTAAACTGACCGCCTCTTCCGACGAACAACAAGTGGTCATCAACTGATGAAAAAGATCGTGGTGTTGGTCTCCGGCCAGGGGAGCAATCTCCAGGCGCTGATTGACGCCTGCCAGCAGGGCCGCATCACCGCCGAGATCGTGGCGGTGTTCAGCAACAAGGCGCAGGCTTACGGCCTGCAACGCGCCGAGGCGGCGGGCATCGCCGCCCAGGCGCTGGATGCCAAGGCTTACGCCGATCGCACGGCGTTCGACGCCGCGTTGGCGGACGCCATCGACCAGTACCAGCCCGATCTGGTGGTGCTGGCCGGCTACATGCGTATCCTCAGCCCGCAGTTCGTGCAGCGCTATGCCGGCCGCATGCTGAACATCCACCCTTCCCTGCTGCCGAAATACCCGGGTCTGCATACCCACCGTCAGGCCATCCACAACGGCGACAGCGAACACGGCACCTCGGTGCACTTCGTGACCGAACAGCTCGACGGCGGCCCGGTGATTTTGCAGGCCAAGGTGCCGATTTTCGCTGACGACGAAGAGGATGACGTGGTTGAACGGGTTCAAACCCAGGAACACACGATCTATCCACTGGTAGTGAGCTGGTTCGTCGACGGCCGCCTGGCGATGCGCGATGGCGCCGCCTGGCTGGACGGCGAACGCCTGCCTGAGCAGGGTCACGCCGCCGACTGATGCGCGCAGCCTGAACCTTGCCTAAACGGCGCCCGTGCGGCGCCGTTTTTTTTCGCCTTCCCCCTTCCCGGGACGTTATACTTTGCACAATCTCACGGCACAGAGGAGCCCACATGTCCAGCACTGCCAGCGTCAGGTTACGCCCATTGGAACGGGACGATCTGTCGTTCGTCCACCAGATGGACAACAACGCCAGCGTTATGCGCTATTGGTTTGAAGAACCCTACGAAGCCTTTGTCGAGCTTTCCGATCTCTACGACAAACACATCCACGATCAGAGCGAGCGCCGCTTTATCATCGAGCACGAAGGCGCCAAGGTCGGCCTGGTGGAGCTGGTGGAGATCGATCACATCCACCGCCGCGCAGAGTTCCAGATCATCATCGATCCCGCCCACCAGGGCAAAGGCTACGCCAGCACCGCCGCCCGTCTGGCGATGGACTACGGCTTCTCGGTGTTGAACCTGTACAAGCTGTACCTGATCGTCGACAAGGAGAACCCGAAGGCGATCCACATCTACAGCAAGCTGGGCTTCAACGTGGAAGGCGAGCTGATCGACGAGTTCTTCGTCAACGGCGAATACCGCACCGTGCTGCGCATGTGCATTTTCCAGCCGCAATATCTGGCGAAGTTCAAAACGCCCAATGATAAGCCGCTGGTGAAGTGAGGCTTAGCGAGAAAAAGAGAAAACCCGCCCAGGCGGGTTTTTTATTGGGAAATAAGTGGCTAGTATTAAGGGATGCTCTTTATCGTCAGGAAATAGCCTGATGAATAAAAAAATTAATAATATCCCCCAAGATAATTAATCGAAAAATAATTAATAGTGATAGTAAGAGTAACCCTCTGCCTCTACAAAGGAAAAATGCCATGACGACCGTCTCAAACCTGCTGCTTTTTATCGGCCTGACGATGCTCGCCATCGCCGCCGGTCTGAATACCTATAGCGGCTACGCGCCTGCAGATCCCAATAGCACCCCGCTATTTTCCCCGCTCTGGTGGACGCGCTGGTTCCCGCTCTATGCCTCGGGGGCCGCGTTGCTGCTGGTGGGGGGCGTGTTGAAGCTCGCCGATAAAACGCGTTAAGAACCATGTGATGGTATGGCGCTTAGAGGTTAATTATTTTTCTTGCCCAGCCTACGCATCAGCCATCCACGTTGTGGCTTTTCAGTGGGAGACAAATCGGCAAGGGCTTCCAAGGCGGTCTCTGGCAACTTCTCCTGCTCCGAAACGTTCCGCTCAAACCGACAACGCGCCAGATACTCCGCTTCGTTTTGACACAGGTGGAGTTTCCAACCAAGCCAGAAAACCTTGGCGCGCCACAGGCTTTTCCATTCATTAGTCGTCCAGATCACGACGAAAAACGCCAATATCAAATAGGCAATAAAGAAGAATAAAGATAAAAGAGTATTGGTTTCACTTTTCTCCAACGGCGGTTGCACGCTGATATAGAAACCATAGGCGATAGCTGAAGCGCTGATGATGAGGAAGACAAACCGCGAAACATACTGACGTAACAACTTGCGGGCATCCAGGGTAAACACGCCGTTTCTACTCGAAGTGAGGGGGGTACAACGCAAGAAACTGTTCAACGCAAGGTCGTTCAATGCCACCGGTCCACGGCCTAAATAGCCCACTAGTTGATGTGCCACCCATACCGGCAGGCGGATCCCAATACTTTCATATAGCGCTTTAATTTGCAGTAACGTCATACCACTCTGCGGCGCATCCCGCAATTTCTGAATACGCGACAGGACGGACAAGCGTTTAACATCGCTGACCCGGTCAAACTGGCAACGTCGCCGGGAATCATATCCCTTTAACCAGCGTAAAAATAGCCATGCCCCCCCAGATATCAGCAGAGGTAATAACCGGAGAGATAACTCTTTAAGATAAACTATATCAATGTTCATGCTTATAACCTCCTTTTATAGGCAGTTATTAATTCATTGATAAAATGAAAAAAAATGAAATGATGAATTAAAAACTCACCAAGGGTCCGATTTTTAGCGAGAACTATCTATATAACATGAATAGCGCCAAGGCAATTATGGAAGGGTTTTTATTGCGATACCGAGCCATATCTGCTGGACTTTATCTTCAATGAGCGGCGTAAACCCACCTGTTTACGCCGCTAACGCCCTCACCCATACCGCCCGGTAATATAATCCTCGGTGCGGCGCTGGCGCGGCGAGGTGAAAATCGCGTCGGTGTCGTTGTACTCCACCAGCCGGCCCTGATGAATAAAGGCGGTGTAGTCGGAGACCCGCGCCGCCTGCTGCATGTTGTGCGTCACCAACACCACGCTGTAGCGCTGTTTCAGCGCCGAAATCAGTTCCTCAATGGTCAGCGTGGAGATCGGATCCAGCGCCGAGGTCGGCTCGTCGAGCAGCAACACCTCCGGCTCGATGGCA is part of the Serratia surfactantfaciens genome and encodes:
- the hda gene encoding DnaA inactivator Hda, yielding MNTPAQLSLPLYLPDDETFASFYPGENPSLLAAIQSAVRQEHGSYIYFWSREGGGRSHLLHAACAELSQKGEAVGYVPLDKRAYFVPEVLDGMEQLALVCIDNIECIAGDEEWEMAIFNLYNRILETGRTRLFITGDRPPRQLNLRLPDLASRLDWGQIYKLQPLSDEEKLLALQLRGKLRGFELPEDVGRFLLKRLDREMRTLFMTLDQLDRASITAQRKLTIPFVKEILGL
- a CDS encoding GlsB/YeaQ/YmgE family stress response membrane protein, which codes for MGIISWIIFGLIAGILAKWIMPGKDGGGFILTVVLGIVGAVVGGYISTFFGYGKVDGFNFGSFVVAVIGAIVVLFVYRKIRS
- the purM gene encoding phosphoribosylformylglycinamidine cyclo-ligase, which encodes MTDKTSLSYKDAGVDIDAGNALVDRIKGVVKQTRRPEVMGGLGGFGALCALPQKYREPVLVSGTDGVGTKLRLAMDLKRHDTIGIDLVAMCVNDLVVQGAEPLFFLDYYATGKLDVDTAASVITGIAEGCKQSGCALVGGETAEMPGMYHGEDYDVAGFCVGVVEKSEIIDGSKVQSGDALIALGASGPHSNGYSLVRKILEVSNTDPTVTQLEGKPLADHLLAPTKIYVKSVLELIEKADVHAIAHLTGGGFWENIPRVLPEGMQAVIDEASWQWPAVFTWLQQAGNVSRHEMYRTFNCGVGMVIALPEAEVEAAIALLTTAGEKAWKIGKLTASSDEQQVVIN
- the upp gene encoding uracil phosphoribosyltransferase; this translates as MKIVEVKHPLVKHKLGLMRENDISTKRFRELASEVGSLLTYEATADLETEKVTIEGWCGPVEVEQIKGKKITVVPILRAGLGMMEGVLEHVPSARISVVGVYRDEETLEPVPYFQKLVSNIEERMALVVDPMLATGGSMIATIDLLKKAGCHSIKVLVLVAAPEGIAALEKAHPDVELYTASIDQCLNDKGYIVPGLGDAGDKIFGTK
- the uraA gene encoding uracil permease, coding for MTRRAIGVSERPPLLQTIPLSFQHLFAMFGATVLVPILFKINPATVLLFNGIGTLLYLFICKGKIPAYLGSSFAFISPVLLLLPLGYEVALGGFIMCGVLFCLVALIVKKAGTGWLDVMFPPAAMGAIVAVIGLELAGVAANMAGLLPAEGASADSTTITISLVTLAVTVLGSVLFRGFLAIIPILIGVLVGYALSFFMGVVDLTPIREAHWFALPTFYTPRFEWFAIFTILPAALVVIAEHVGHLVVTANIVKKDLIRDPGLHRSMFANGISTVFSGFFGSTPNTTYGENIGVMAITKVYSTWVIGGAAVLAILLSCIGKLAAAIQAVPVPVMGGVSLLLYGVIGASGIRVLIESKVDYNKAQNLILTSVILIIGVSGAKVHIGAAELKGMALATIVGIGLSLLFKVISLFRKEEEVLDAPDEPAEQK
- the speG gene encoding spermidine N1-acetyltransferase; protein product: MSSTASVRLRPLERDDLSFVHQMDNNASVMRYWFEEPYEAFVELSDLYDKHIHDQSERRFIIEHEGAKVGLVELVEIDHIHRRAEFQIIIDPAHQGKGYASTAARLAMDYGFSVLNLYKLYLIVDKENPKAIHIYSKLGFNVEGELIDEFFVNGEYRTVLRMCIFQPQYLAKFKTPNDKPLVK
- a CDS encoding helix-turn-helix transcriptional regulator — its product is MTLYHFSLTLSGVNADTAGLEDALFAAGCDDALICFYGKAVYLEFDRESDNFAHAICSAISDIESANIGANVISVDSSLVGVSDIAELTELSRQAIAMLKDGTRGPGGFPSPVQRLGGTSPLWRWADVAAWLAQQGKIDPRLADNAQCLEHINLALQLRGDRQRQQVEHYCSLLEHAEKQA
- the purN gene encoding phosphoribosylglycinamide formyltransferase, which gives rise to MKKIVVLVSGQGSNLQALIDACQQGRITAEIVAVFSNKAQAYGLQRAEAAGIAAQALDAKAYADRTAFDAALADAIDQYQPDLVVLAGYMRILSPQFVQRYAGRMLNIHPSLLPKYPGLHTHRQAIHNGDSEHGTSVHFVTEQLDGGPVILQAKVPIFADDEEDDVVERVQTQEHTIYPLVVSWFVDGRLAMRDGAAWLDGERLPEQGHAAD